The following are encoded in a window of Haloarcula halophila genomic DNA:
- the folP gene encoding dihydropteroate synthase, with translation MEYHEAADYLQSLQRRRPKLGTETTARMLAHLGDPQRGPDFVQVAGSNGKGSTACMLESVLRHAGLDVGLFTSPSLTDFREQITVNGRPIPKSSVVDLVERIDPCIERLDADDDLPTHFEVLTALAIAHFGDEDVDVAVLEVGIGGRYDATSAVDPVASAVTSVSLEHTDLLGDTVAEIARDKAQVAPESNPLVTGAEGEALDAIRSVADTVTVGATDADVVAVETGMRCAVENNVSITGPDWSTETNLKLLGQHQASNAGVAATLARQVADVDPETVAGGLRSATWPGRFEIRSTEPMIVLDGSHNPGAMATVEHLLARYDYADLHVVFGAMADKDHDRMVAALPRVDTAYVSRPDVDRAESIETLADVFDGQADTVRRIDSVPEATERAIAAAGPDDFVLVTGSLYAVAEARERWTRLVVPKERHVQSDDAVLPRAAFEDGAAAEISQRHLATHLRTTQADRVTEGLQSLGGESVSTDAGQPEHVVSTALSGTVSQLQAFADGAPSEGHGLASVGRKLSQALDGPPDDWPVDGSETAVMGILNVTPDSFHDGGEYDTERAAVERAREMVANGADIVDVGGESTRPGADPVPVEEEIARVVPVVEALADLDAPISVDTRKAAVADAALSAGADIVNDVSGLDDPEMRFVVADHDAGLVLMHSLAAPVDPDRSADYDDVVESVLRELTERVLLAEQAGIDRERILVDPGCGFGKDAAESFELLDRLREFRALGCPVMIGHSRKSMFADVKGATDDRLVPTLTATALAAERGADVVRVHDVAANAAVLDTVSATAGSGGPADSRRKH, from the coding sequence ATGGAGTACCACGAAGCGGCCGACTACCTGCAGTCGCTACAGCGTCGGCGGCCGAAACTCGGGACCGAGACGACGGCGCGGATGCTCGCGCACCTCGGCGACCCACAGCGTGGCCCCGACTTCGTGCAGGTCGCCGGTTCCAACGGCAAAGGCAGCACCGCGTGCATGCTCGAGAGCGTCCTCCGGCACGCGGGCCTCGACGTCGGGCTGTTCACGTCTCCGAGTCTCACCGATTTTCGCGAGCAGATCACCGTCAACGGCCGACCGATCCCGAAATCGAGCGTCGTCGACCTCGTCGAACGAATCGATCCGTGCATCGAGCGATTAGACGCCGACGACGACCTGCCGACCCACTTCGAAGTGTTGACCGCGCTGGCGATCGCCCACTTCGGGGACGAGGACGTCGACGTCGCGGTCCTGGAGGTCGGCATCGGCGGACGCTACGACGCGACCAGCGCCGTCGATCCGGTTGCCAGCGCCGTCACGTCGGTCAGTCTCGAACACACGGACCTGCTGGGCGACACCGTCGCCGAGATCGCCCGCGACAAGGCCCAGGTCGCCCCGGAGTCGAACCCGCTGGTCACGGGGGCCGAGGGCGAGGCGCTGGACGCGATCCGTTCCGTCGCCGACACCGTGACCGTCGGTGCGACCGACGCCGACGTCGTGGCCGTCGAGACGGGGATGCGCTGTGCCGTCGAGAACAACGTCTCGATCACCGGCCCCGACTGGTCCACGGAGACCAACCTCAAACTGTTGGGTCAGCATCAGGCGAGCAACGCGGGGGTGGCCGCGACGCTCGCCCGGCAGGTCGCCGACGTCGACCCCGAGACCGTCGCAGGGGGCCTCCGAAGCGCGACCTGGCCCGGGCGGTTCGAGATCCGGTCGACCGAGCCGATGATCGTCCTCGACGGCTCACACAACCCCGGCGCGATGGCGACCGTGGAGCACCTGCTGGCCCGCTACGACTACGCGGACCTACACGTCGTCTTCGGCGCGATGGCCGACAAGGATCACGACCGGATGGTCGCGGCGCTCCCGCGGGTCGACACCGCCTACGTGAGCCGGCCGGACGTCGACCGTGCGGAATCCATCGAGACGCTCGCGGACGTCTTCGACGGCCAGGCCGACACGGTCCGCCGGATCGACTCCGTCCCGGAGGCCACCGAGCGCGCGATCGCGGCGGCCGGTCCCGACGACTTCGTGCTCGTGACCGGATCGCTGTACGCCGTCGCGGAGGCCCGCGAGCGCTGGACCCGCCTCGTTGTCCCCAAAGAGCGACACGTCCAGTCCGACGACGCCGTCCTCCCCCGTGCGGCGTTCGAGGACGGGGCAGCCGCCGAGATCTCCCAGCGACACCTGGCGACCCACCTCCGGACCACGCAGGCCGACCGGGTCACCGAGGGGCTCCAGTCGCTGGGCGGCGAGAGCGTCAGTACCGACGCCGGACAGCCCGAACACGTCGTCTCGACCGCGCTGTCGGGGACCGTCTCACAGCTCCAGGCGTTCGCAGATGGGGCTCCGAGCGAGGGACACGGCCTCGCCAGCGTCGGGCGGAAGCTCTCTCAGGCGCTCGACGGCCCCCCCGACGACTGGCCGGTCGACGGCTCGGAAACGGCCGTGATGGGCATCCTGAACGTCACACCGGACAGTTTCCACGACGGCGGCGAGTACGACACCGAGCGGGCCGCCGTCGAACGCGCCCGGGAGATGGTCGCAAACGGCGCGGACATCGTCGACGTGGGCGGCGAGAGTACCCGACCCGGGGCGGACCCGGTCCCCGTCGAGGAGGAGATCGCTCGCGTCGTCCCCGTCGTCGAGGCGCTCGCGGACCTGGACGCCCCCATTTCGGTCGACACGCGCAAGGCCGCCGTCGCCGACGCGGCGCTGTCGGCGGGCGCGGACATCGTCAACGACGTCTCCGGGCTCGACGACCCGGAGATGCGCTTCGTCGTCGCCGACCACGACGCCGGCCTGGTCCTGATGCACAGCCTCGCCGCTCCGGTCGACCCCGACCGCTCGGCCGACTACGACGACGTCGTCGAGTCGGTCCTCCGGGAGTTGACCGAGCGGGTCCTGCTCGCCGAGCAGGCCGGTATCGACCGCGAGCGTATCCTCGTCGACCCCGGCTGTGGGTTCGGCAAGGACGCCGCCGAGTCGTTCGAACTGCTGGACCGTCTGCGGGAGTTCCGGGCGCTGGGCTGTCCCGTCATGATCGGCCACTCCCGCAAGTCGATGTTCGCGGACGTCAAGGGAGCGACCGACGACCGCCTCGTCCCGACGCTGACGGCGACGGCGCTGGCAGCCGAACGCGGAGCGGACGTGGTCCGCGTCCACGACGTCGCGGCAAACGCCGCGGTGCTTGACACCGTCTCAGCGACCGCCGGGTCGGGCGGGCCCGCCGACAGCCGCCGAAAACACTGA
- a CDS encoding alanyl-tRNA editing protein, translating to MPADASRASGEPYVTSFEATVDSVDGRTVTLEHTYFYAEGGGQPADRGTLDGVDVADVQSLDGETVHTLASAPDFAAGDTVTGAIDESFRTYSMRAHTASHIVYGAGRRLFDGHGYGGFDIGEETVRLDFETAASAERVDPLTVQEMVNEVVWEDRAVDWYEMGVEAARDHEDIVFNLGDTTPTESVRIVEIADWDISACGGTHVASTVEVGPIKVLDVSNPGADLVRVEYAVGPAAIERQVAETRSARRGADALDTSVEGLGERAEGLLDEKKALQEECARLRGDLLDARLSALASETHTRDGREWLVGTVEGVDSNAVADHLRTRDGAADVVVLTGTDGATFVVVGTDGETDANDVIGEITDEFGGGGGGQPTLAQGGGLSAEPEAVVDYLTD from the coding sequence ATGCCTGCCGATGCATCGCGCGCCTCGGGGGAGCCGTACGTCACGTCCTTCGAGGCGACGGTCGACTCGGTCGACGGTCGCACGGTCACGCTCGAACACACCTACTTCTACGCCGAGGGCGGCGGCCAACCCGCCGACCGGGGAACCCTCGACGGCGTCGACGTCGCCGACGTCCAGTCTCTGGACGGCGAGACAGTCCATACCCTCGCGTCGGCCCCCGACTTCGCGGCCGGCGACACCGTCACGGGGGCCATCGACGAGTCTTTCCGGACCTACAGTATGCGGGCACACACCGCCAGCCACATCGTCTACGGTGCCGGTCGGCGGCTGTTCGACGGGCACGGCTACGGCGGCTTCGACATCGGCGAGGAGACGGTCCGGCTCGACTTCGAGACGGCGGCAAGCGCCGAGAGGGTCGACCCGCTGACCGTCCAGGAGATGGTCAACGAGGTGGTCTGGGAGGACCGCGCCGTCGACTGGTACGAGATGGGCGTCGAGGCGGCCCGCGACCACGAGGACATCGTCTTCAACCTCGGTGATACGACGCCGACCGAGAGCGTCCGGATCGTCGAGATAGCGGACTGGGATATCTCGGCCTGTGGGGGGACACACGTGGCCTCGACCGTCGAGGTCGGTCCCATCAAGGTTCTCGACGTCTCCAACCCCGGCGCGGACCTGGTCCGGGTCGAGTACGCCGTCGGCCCGGCGGCGATCGAACGGCAGGTCGCGGAGACACGCAGCGCGCGCCGCGGGGCGGACGCACTGGACACGAGCGTCGAGGGACTCGGCGAGCGGGCCGAGGGGCTGCTCGACGAGAAGAAGGCGCTCCAGGAAGAGTGTGCCCGGCTCCGCGGGGACCTGCTGGACGCACGGCTGTCGGCGCTCGCGAGCGAGACGCACACGCGCGACGGGCGGGAGTGGCTCGTCGGCACCGTCGAGGGCGTCGACTCCAACGCCGTCGCCGATCACCTCAGAACACGCGACGGGGCGGCCGATGTCGTCGTCCTGACCGGCACCGACGGCGCGACGTTCGTGGTCGTCGGCACCGACGGCGAGACGGACGCCAACGACGTGATCGGCGAGATCACCGACGAGTTCGGCGGTGGGGGTGGCGGTCAGCCGACGCTCGCACAGGGCGGCGGTCTCTCGGCGGAGCCCGAGGCGGTCGTCGACTACCTCACCGACTGA
- a CDS encoding formate--tetrahydrofolate ligase: MSSEDESQEPIPTDYDIAQSTDMEPIWELVEPWGLGLDDLQYFGEYTAKVKHHAIERLRDQAEDREQNLVLVTGMTPTPKGEGKTVTTVGLGQTLNHLGEEAMIAIREPSLGPVFGVKGGAAGGGRSQVLPMEDINLHFTGDLHALTAAHNLIAAMLDARLSQGNDLDININDVAWQRALDMNDRALRQTVVGLGGETGGTPREDGFKLTAASELMAALCLAEDLGDLKERVSRIIVAYGEDGEPITVDDIEATGPATMLLRDAIKPNVVQTIEGTPAFVHGGPFANIAHGTNSLIADKAAFGMGDYLVTEAGFGSDLGAEKFMNIVCRLGDMTPNAVVLVSSVRALQYHGLDQWPVDFDEIDESGIDALERGFENLDRHVSNLQKFGVPVVVALNRFPDDTEEEVQAVLDHCQEDLGVRAAESEVFEKGSEGGVDLGEHVIDAVDESDEDEFRYLYDEEAPIEEKIETVATEIYGADGVKFTGSALDDIERMEELGFGDVPVCMSKTFHSFSDDASKKGAPEGWELEISEVYPSAGAGFIVALTADALTMPGLPQRPAAADMDIDEDGNISGLF; encoded by the coding sequence ATGTCATCAGAGGACGAGTCACAGGAGCCGATCCCGACCGACTACGATATCGCACAGTCGACAGACATGGAACCGATCTGGGAACTCGTCGAGCCCTGGGGGCTCGGCCTCGACGACCTCCAGTACTTCGGGGAGTACACAGCCAAGGTCAAACACCACGCCATCGAGCGCCTGCGGGACCAGGCCGAGGACCGCGAGCAGAACCTCGTCCTCGTGACCGGGATGACGCCGACGCCGAAAGGCGAGGGCAAGACGGTGACGACGGTCGGCCTCGGGCAGACGCTCAACCACCTCGGCGAGGAGGCGATGATCGCCATCCGCGAACCCTCGCTGGGGCCGGTGTTCGGGGTAAAGGGCGGTGCGGCCGGCGGCGGCCGCTCGCAGGTACTGCCGATGGAGGACATCAACCTCCACTTCACCGGCGACCTCCACGCACTGACGGCGGCACACAACCTCATCGCGGCGATGCTCGACGCCCGCCTCTCCCAGGGTAACGACCTCGACATCAACATCAACGACGTGGCCTGGCAGCGTGCGCTCGACATGAACGACCGCGCGCTCCGCCAGACCGTCGTCGGCCTGGGTGGCGAGACCGGTGGGACCCCCCGCGAGGACGGGTTCAAACTGACCGCGGCCTCGGAACTGATGGCCGCGCTCTGTCTGGCCGAGGACCTCGGCGACCTCAAGGAACGGGTCTCCCGCATCATCGTCGCCTACGGCGAGGACGGCGAGCCCATCACGGTCGACGACATCGAGGCGACCGGGCCGGCGACGATGCTCCTTCGGGACGCCATCAAGCCCAACGTCGTCCAGACGATCGAGGGAACGCCCGCGTTCGTCCACGGCGGTCCCTTCGCCAACATCGCCCACGGGACGAACTCGCTCATCGCGGACAAGGCCGCCTTCGGCATGGGCGACTACCTCGTCACCGAGGCCGGCTTCGGCTCCGACCTGGGTGCCGAGAAGTTCATGAACATCGTCTGCCGGCTGGGCGATATGACGCCCAACGCAGTCGTGCTGGTCTCCTCGGTCCGTGCACTGCAGTACCACGGGCTCGACCAGTGGCCGGTCGACTTCGACGAGATCGACGAGTCCGGCATCGACGCGCTCGAACGCGGCTTCGAGAACCTCGATCGCCACGTCTCGAACCTCCAGAAGTTCGGCGTGCCGGTCGTCGTCGCCCTCAATCGCTTCCCCGACGACACCGAGGAGGAAGTCCAGGCGGTGCTGGACCACTGCCAGGAGGACCTCGGCGTCAGAGCGGCCGAGTCGGAGGTCTTCGAGAAGGGCAGCGAGGGCGGTGTCGACCTCGGCGAGCACGTCATCGACGCCGTCGACGAGAGCGACGAGGACGAGTTCCGCTACCTCTACGACGAGGAGGCTCCCATCGAGGAGAAGATCGAGACCGTCGCCACCGAGATCTACGGCGCCGACGGCGTGAAGTTCACCGGCAGCGCGCTCGACGACATCGAGCGCATGGAGGAACTGGGCTTCGGTGACGTCCCCGTCTGCATGTCGAAGACGTTCCACTCGTTCAGCGACGACGCCAGCAAGAAGGGCGCGCCGGAGGGGTGGGAACTGGAGATCAGCGAGGTGTACCCATCGGCCGGTGCCGGCTTCATCGTCGCACTGACTGCCGACGCGCTGACGATGCCGGGCCTCCCCCAGCGGCCCGCCGCCGCGGACATGGACATCGACGAGGACGGCAACATCTCCGGGCTGTTCTGA
- a CDS encoding Rid family detoxifying hydrolase encodes MKRTISTDDAPAAVGAYSQATTNGDLLITAGQLPLTTDGELLDDESVAEQTRQCLRNVEAILAAEDCSLDDVLKTTVFLDDIDDFDAFNEAYGEFFEDEPPARSAVGAGAVPKGAAVEIEAIATTE; translated from the coding sequence GTGAAACGAACCATCAGTACCGACGACGCACCGGCAGCGGTCGGCGCCTACAGTCAGGCGACGACGAACGGTGACCTGCTCATCACGGCCGGACAGCTCCCACTGACGACCGACGGCGAACTGCTCGACGACGAGTCCGTCGCCGAACAGACCAGACAGTGTCTGCGCAACGTCGAGGCGATCCTGGCGGCCGAGGACTGCTCGCTCGACGACGTACTCAAGACGACCGTCTTCCTCGACGACATCGACGACTTCGACGCGTTCAACGAGGCCTACGGCGAGTTCTTCGAGGACGAGCCACCCGCCCGGAGCGCCGTCGGCGCCGGCGCGGTGCCGAAAGGTGCTGCCGTCGAGATCGAGGCCATCGCGACGACGGAGTAG
- a CDS encoding EamA family transporter has product MNSGILFGLGTMIAWGFWITFGDVASNAIDPKTAAFISYATAAVVTGVYVLVSDASLAVTNRGVAFAAVAGVAAAIGVVSTFVGVSVGSVTVVSTIGGMYFVAAALIATVAFGEPLSAEKLAAIGLAIAAIVVVNQ; this is encoded by the coding sequence GTGAACTCGGGGATCCTCTTCGGTCTGGGGACGATGATCGCGTGGGGGTTCTGGATCACCTTCGGCGACGTGGCCTCGAACGCCATCGACCCGAAGACGGCGGCGTTCATCTCCTACGCCACCGCCGCGGTGGTCACCGGGGTCTACGTCCTCGTCTCGGACGCCTCGTTGGCGGTGACGAACCGCGGGGTAGCGTTCGCCGCCGTCGCGGGTGTCGCGGCCGCGATCGGCGTCGTCTCGACGTTCGTCGGCGTCAGCGTCGGGTCGGTCACCGTCGTCTCGACCATCGGCGGGATGTACTTCGTCGCCGCGGCACTCATCGCCACGGTCGCGTTCGGCGAACCGCTCTCGGCGGAGAAACTGGCGGCCATCGGGCTCGCCATCGCCGCGATCGTCGTCGTCAACCAGTGA
- a CDS encoding NAD-binding protein yields MGTPPDGQEPALEEVFYPAERVPFVEWGAFSGGKSTVLATGVVTLVSFLTGLSHLSEATPTLDGPLTVVLAVPPAVVQFGGVLFAFVLGIVTVGLQRRKRIAWRVAVVLVPALAAIPLLTLQTTDVPLLAAIVLAVPLLVRNRDRFDQSVDLSPLQLASLLSIVGVVMYGTVGAYGLRDQFTGEPMSWADAFYFVMVTIATVGYGDFTPTTPEAKLFSLSIILFGTGAFTVAVGALVGPLIESRMANAFGIMTASELTLLDDHVVVLGYGDVTDSLLDELTDETDLVVVTDDADVAASLDEDLNVLTEDPTDETVLSDARVDAARGVVVGSDDDARDVLAVLAAKRVNPEVRVVAAATEEKHVEKFESVGADEIINPRTIGGQLLGRSVLDEAATESVVEDLDPVAGDDAPD; encoded by the coding sequence ATGGGTACCCCACCTGACGGTCAGGAGCCGGCACTGGAAGAGGTGTTCTATCCGGCAGAGCGGGTCCCGTTCGTCGAGTGGGGGGCGTTCTCCGGTGGGAAGTCGACGGTGCTCGCGACCGGCGTCGTCACGCTCGTCTCGTTCCTCACGGGACTGTCACACTTGAGCGAGGCGACGCCGACGCTCGACGGCCCGCTGACGGTCGTGCTGGCCGTCCCACCGGCGGTGGTCCAGTTCGGGGGCGTGCTGTTCGCGTTCGTCCTGGGGATCGTCACGGTCGGCCTCCAGCGGCGCAAGCGGATCGCCTGGCGGGTCGCGGTCGTCCTCGTCCCCGCGCTGGCGGCGATCCCGCTGCTCACGCTCCAGACGACCGACGTTCCCCTGCTGGCGGCAATCGTGCTCGCGGTCCCCCTACTGGTCCGGAACCGCGACCGGTTCGACCAGTCGGTCGATCTCTCGCCGCTCCAGCTCGCCTCGCTGCTCTCCATCGTCGGGGTGGTTATGTACGGCACCGTCGGGGCCTACGGCCTGCGTGACCAGTTCACCGGCGAACCGATGAGTTGGGCCGACGCCTTCTACTTCGTGATGGTCACCATCGCGACCGTGGGCTACGGCGACTTCACGCCGACGACACCGGAGGCGAAGCTGTTCTCGCTCTCGATCATCCTCTTCGGGACGGGCGCGTTCACCGTCGCCGTGGGGGCGCTCGTCGGCCCGCTCATCGAATCGCGGATGGCGAACGCGTTCGGAATCATGACAGCATCAGAACTCACCCTGTTGGACGACCACGTCGTCGTGCTCGGCTACGGCGACGTGACGGACTCGCTCCTGGACGAACTGACCGACGAGACGGACCTCGTGGTCGTCACGGACGACGCAGACGTGGCGGCGTCGCTCGACGAGGACCTGAACGTTCTCACCGAGGATCCGACCGACGAGACTGTCCTCTCGGACGCCCGCGTCGACGCTGCCCGGGGTGTCGTCGTCGGGAGCGACGACGACGCCCGGGACGTACTCGCCGTGCTCGCGGCCAAGCGGGTCAACCCCGAAGTCCGGGTCGTCGCGGCGGCGACCGAGGAGAAACACGTCGAGAAGTTCGAGTCGGTCGGCGCGGACGAGATCATCAACCCCCGGACCATCGGCGGCCAACTGCTGGGGCGGTCCGTGCTGGACGAGGCCGCCACGGAGTCGGTCGTCGAGGACCTGGACCCGGTCGCCGGGGACGATGCACCGGACTGA
- a CDS encoding BCCT family transporter → MATSEGGVESSLAKLLAPLAALSGAIVFAGFFFGDLVGEVVTGQGWLAVSLVFFGSGLGYLAVLPYADDQRDTGTDESYLLAVRRRQVRHTLRGFLANQDPLAFGVPVTVFAAFFAFQTAFPARTTAAVDAVSGTILRTGGPLFLVAMLLAVCYCAVLLLGPWGDIKLGGPDTEPTYTYPTYFSLVFTAGIAAGLVFWGPAEALFHYQTPPPYFGAAPESSAALADSLVYVLFHWGVSAWSAYAVIGVPVAYFVFTRGAPLRVSTVLAPFLGVDGLDSLWSRLVDTLAVFATIGGIATSVALVGQQFLAGISFQWNVAIGPTGPLLFVGGLTLIFVLSSVTGIHRGIRRIAALNVVLFGLFALLIAVLGPHGFVLERGTRALGRYVVHFVPLSLYTGGEWVANWTVWNWSWWFSWAPFAGLFVAALSRGRRVRTVVFTTVVATSAATIVWFLLLGGTSLFVQHTGQASVLAAIARRGGSESVAGFPLFAALPLGELLMFLFLALIVVFITTSADTSTLVVSILATRRGLSPSNGSIVFWGAFQGAVAVAVLLGGGAETLQALAVLTGGPFAVVSLVAVGGLTMTWYRQERGHTSIVRRAVDRLPAIQTHHDIDPPEKE, encoded by the coding sequence ATGGCAACCTCTGAGGGGGGCGTCGAGTCGTCGCTCGCGAAGCTCCTGGCCCCGCTGGCAGCGCTCTCCGGGGCCATCGTCTTCGCGGGCTTTTTCTTCGGCGATCTCGTCGGCGAGGTGGTGACCGGGCAGGGATGGCTGGCCGTCTCGCTGGTGTTTTTCGGGTCGGGACTGGGGTATCTGGCGGTGCTCCCGTACGCCGACGACCAGCGGGACACCGGCACCGACGAGTCGTACCTGCTCGCCGTCCGGCGACGACAGGTCCGGCACACGCTCCGGGGGTTCCTGGCGAACCAGGACCCGCTGGCCTTCGGCGTGCCGGTGACGGTGTTCGCCGCCTTCTTCGCGTTCCAGACGGCGTTTCCGGCACGGACGACGGCGGCCGTCGACGCCGTCTCCGGAACCATCCTCCGGACTGGCGGCCCCCTGTTCCTCGTCGCCATGCTGCTGGCGGTGTGTTACTGCGCCGTCCTCCTGTTGGGGCCGTGGGGTGACATCAAACTGGGTGGCCCCGACACCGAACCGACCTACACCTACCCGACCTACTTCAGTCTCGTCTTCACCGCCGGTATCGCGGCCGGCCTCGTGTTCTGGGGGCCTGCGGAGGCGCTCTTTCACTACCAGACGCCGCCACCGTACTTCGGGGCGGCCCCGGAGTCTAGCGCCGCGCTGGCCGATTCGCTGGTGTACGTCCTGTTCCACTGGGGGGTTTCGGCCTGGAGCGCCTACGCCGTCATCGGCGTCCCCGTCGCGTACTTCGTGTTCACGCGCGGTGCCCCGCTGCGGGTCTCGACGGTTCTCGCGCCGTTTCTGGGCGTCGACGGCCTCGATTCGCTGTGGAGCCGTCTGGTCGATACGCTGGCTGTCTTCGCGACCATCGGGGGTATCGCTACCTCGGTGGCGCTGGTCGGCCAGCAGTTCCTCGCGGGCATCTCCTTCCAGTGGAACGTCGCCATCGGGCCGACCGGCCCGCTCCTGTTCGTGGGCGGGTTGACGCTGATATTCGTCCTCTCCAGCGTCACCGGTATCCACCGCGGCATCCGGCGGATCGCCGCCCTCAACGTCGTCCTCTTCGGCCTGTTCGCCCTGCTGATAGCCGTTCTCGGCCCCCACGGGTTCGTCCTCGAACGGGGCACCCGGGCGCTGGGCCGGTACGTCGTCCACTTCGTCCCGCTGAGTCTCTACACCGGCGGGGAGTGGGTCGCCAACTGGACCGTCTGGAACTGGTCGTGGTGGTTCTCGTGGGCACCTTTCGCCGGCCTGTTCGTCGCCGCGCTGTCGCGTGGCCGCAGGGTCAGGACCGTCGTGTTCACGACCGTCGTCGCCACCTCGGCCGCGACCATCGTCTGGTTCCTGTTGCTCGGCGGCACGTCGCTGTTCGTCCAGCACACCGGGCAGGCGAGCGTCCTCGCCGCTATCGCTCGGCGTGGCGGGTCCGAGTCCGTGGCCGGCTTCCCGCTGTTCGCGGCGCTCCCGCTGGGGGAACTGCTGATGTTCCTGTTCCTGGCGCTCATCGTGGTGTTCATCACCACCTCGGCGGACACGTCGACGCTGGTGGTCTCGATCCTGGCGACCCGGCGCGGGCTGTCCCCCTCGAACGGGAGCATCGTCTTCTGGGGCGCCTTCCAGGGGGCGGTGGCCGTCGCGGTGTTGCTCGGCGGCGGTGCCGAGACGCTACAGGCGCTTGCGGTCCTCACCGGCGGTCCGTTCGCCGTCGTCTCGCTGGTCGCCGTCGGGGGGCTGACGATGACGTGGTATCGACAGGAGCGGGGCCACACCTCCATCGTCCGCCGGGCCGTCGACCGCCTCCCGGCGATCCAGACCCACCACGACATCGATCCGCCGGAAAAAGAGTGA
- a CDS encoding anthranilate synthase component II gives MILIVDNYDSFAYNLVQYVGEFDDVVVRRNDAIDVAGIRELDPDGIVVSPGPGTPEEAGVSVDVFAETTYPALGVCLGHQALCAAHGVPVGHAPEVVHGKPSAVHHEDTPIYDGVADPFEVGRYHSLAVEDTDLPAALVETAHTEDEQHVVMGVEHVERPHVGVQFHPESILTDAGKRIVENFCTSVADA, from the coding sequence ATGATACTCATCGTCGACAACTACGACTCCTTCGCGTACAACCTCGTCCAGTACGTCGGGGAGTTCGACGACGTGGTCGTCCGGCGCAACGACGCCATCGACGTTGCCGGCATCCGCGAACTGGACCCGGACGGTATCGTCGTCTCGCCCGGCCCCGGAACCCCCGAGGAGGCCGGCGTCTCCGTCGACGTCTTCGCCGAGACGACCTACCCCGCGCTCGGGGTCTGTCTTGGCCACCAGGCGTTGTGTGCCGCCCACGGCGTCCCGGTCGGGCACGCGCCCGAAGTCGTCCACGGGAAACCCTCGGCGGTCCACCACGAGGACACCCCGATATACGACGGCGTCGCCGATCCCTTCGAGGTCGGCCGCTACCACTCGCTGGCCGTCGAAGACACCGACCTCCCGGCGGCCCTGGTCGAGACGGCCCACACCGAGGACGAACAACACGTCGTGATGGGCGTCGAACACGTCGAGCGCCCACACGTCGGCGTCCAGTTCCACCCCGAGAGCATCCTCACCGACGCCGGCAAGCGCATCGTCGAGAACTTCTGTACGTCGGTGGCCGACGCCTGA